A single genomic interval of Cucumis sativus cultivar 9930 chromosome 7, Cucumber_9930_V3, whole genome shotgun sequence harbors:
- the LOC101213978 gene encoding magnesium transporter MRS2-3 isoform X1 has product MRGQHSHPLKSGPAGPDDENEPVRSYIAGMNIPLGPGIRKKGTGVRPWLLLDSTGGAQVVEAGKHAIMRRTGLPARDLRILDPLLSYPSTVLGREKAIVINLEHIKAIITAQDVFVLNARDPSVTPFVDELQRRVLRHHQATKASQEGVSDDSNWRNLYDLEEPRSRTQSPPSYQGFPQAEEEEGKESMKQGLENREGLKVLPFEFVALEACLEAACSCLESEADTLELEAHPALDKLTSKISTLNLERVRQIKSRLVAITGRVQKVRDELEHLLDDDEDMAEMYLTEKMVQQQLENSSTSSIPERDDMEEDDQQLGKDDSSPTEISMDGGGISANYDGNMDASQDHLFGASHVGRDSHGTRTSTTHSAISKHLDVEELEMLLEAYFVQIDGTLNKLSTLREYVDDTEDYINIMLDDKQNHLLQMGVMLTTATLVVSAFVVVAGIFGMNIHIELFESEKAGMPEFLWTVGGGATGTIFLYVIAIAWCKHKRLLE; this is encoded by the exons ATGCGGGGACAACATTCTCACCCACTCAAGTCGGGTCCCGCCGGACCCGATGACGAAAACGAACCAGTTCGCTCTTATATCGCTGGAATGAACATTCCCTTAGGCCCCGGAATTCGGAAGAAGGGAACTGGAGTCCGACCATGGCTACTTCTGGACTCGACCGGCGGAGCTCAGGTGGTTGAGGCCGGAAAACATGCGATTATGCGGCGGACCGGTCTGCCGGCGCGGGACCTTCGGATTCTCGATCCGTTGCTCTCGTATCCATCTACGGTTCTTGGCCGTGAGAAAGCGATTGTGATCAATTTGGAGCACATCAAAGCAATTATCACTGCTCAAGATGTGTTCGTGTTGAATGCTAGGGATCCGTCTGTAACCCCCTTTGTGGATGAGCTTCAAAGGCGGGTATTGCGGCACCATCAAGCCACTAAGGCCTCTCAG GAGGGCGTTAGCGATGATTCTAATTGGAGGAATCTGTATGACTTAGAGGAGCCTAGATCAAGGACTCAAAGTCCTCCTTCATACCAAGGATTTCCACAGGCTGAAGAGGAGGAGGGGAAGGAAAGCATGAAACAAGGTCTTGAAAATCGGGAGGGATTGAAGGTTCTTCCTTTTGAGTTTGTTGCTTTGGAGGCATGCCTTGAAGCTGCTTGCAGTTGCTTAGAAAGCGAA GCAGATACATTGGAGCTAGAGGCTCACCCAGCTTTGGATAAGCTGACTTCTAAGATCAGTACTCTCAATTTGGAACGAGTGCGTCAGATCAAAAGTCGACTGGTTGCAATAACTGGACGAGTTCAAAAG GTGCGGGACGAATTAGAACACTTACTAGATGATGATGAGGATATGGCTGAGATGTACTTAACAGAGAAGATGGTTCAGCAACAACTTGAGAACTCTTCCACTTCCTCAATTCCTGAGAGAGATGACATGGAAGAAGACGATCAGCAATTAGGCAAAGATGACAG TAGTCCGACTGAAATATCAATGGACGGTGGTGGAATCTCTGCTAATTATGATGGCAATATGGATGCTTCCCAGGATCATTTGTTTGGTGCATCACACGTGGGCAGGGACAGCCATGGGACGCGGACAAGCACTACCCATAGCGCTATAAGCAAACACCTCGATGTGGAGGAACTTGAGATGCTATTGGAGGCATACTTTGTGCAAATTGATGGTACACTGAACAAACTTTCCACG CTGAGGGAGTATGTAGATGACACAGAAGATTACATCAACATAATGCTGGATGACAAGCAGAACCATCTTCTACAAATGGGAGTAATGTTGACTACAGCAACCCTTGTCGTGAGCGCTTTTGTCGTGGTTGCAGGTATCTTCGGGATGAACATCCATATTGAACTATTTGAATCCGAAAAGGCAGGCATGCCAGAGTTCCTGTGGACCGTTGGTGGTGGTGCTACAGGAACAATCTTCTTGTATGTCATTGCCATTGCCTGGTGCAAGCACAAACGTCTGCTCGAGTAG
- the LOC101213978 gene encoding magnesium transporter MRS2-3 isoform X2 — protein MRGQHSHPLKSGPAGPDDENEPVRSYIAGMNIPLGPGIRKKGTGVRPWLLLDSTGGAQVVEAGKHAIMRRTGLPARDLRILDPLLSYPSTVLGREKAIVINLEHIKAIITAQDVFVLNARDPSVTPFVDELQRRVLRHHQATKASQEGVSDDSNWRNLYDLEEPRSRTQSPPSYQGFPQAEEEEGKESMKQGLENREGLKVLPFEFVALEACLEAACSCLESEADTLELEAHPALDKLTSKISTLNLERVRQIKSRLVAITGRVQKVRDELEHLLDDDEDMAEMYLTEKMVQQQLENSSTSSIPERDDMEEDDQQLGKDDSPTEISMDGGGISANYDGNMDASQDHLFGASHVGRDSHGTRTSTTHSAISKHLDVEELEMLLEAYFVQIDGTLNKLSTLREYVDDTEDYINIMLDDKQNHLLQMGVMLTTATLVVSAFVVVAGIFGMNIHIELFESEKAGMPEFLWTVGGGATGTIFLYVIAIAWCKHKRLLE, from the exons ATGCGGGGACAACATTCTCACCCACTCAAGTCGGGTCCCGCCGGACCCGATGACGAAAACGAACCAGTTCGCTCTTATATCGCTGGAATGAACATTCCCTTAGGCCCCGGAATTCGGAAGAAGGGAACTGGAGTCCGACCATGGCTACTTCTGGACTCGACCGGCGGAGCTCAGGTGGTTGAGGCCGGAAAACATGCGATTATGCGGCGGACCGGTCTGCCGGCGCGGGACCTTCGGATTCTCGATCCGTTGCTCTCGTATCCATCTACGGTTCTTGGCCGTGAGAAAGCGATTGTGATCAATTTGGAGCACATCAAAGCAATTATCACTGCTCAAGATGTGTTCGTGTTGAATGCTAGGGATCCGTCTGTAACCCCCTTTGTGGATGAGCTTCAAAGGCGGGTATTGCGGCACCATCAAGCCACTAAGGCCTCTCAG GAGGGCGTTAGCGATGATTCTAATTGGAGGAATCTGTATGACTTAGAGGAGCCTAGATCAAGGACTCAAAGTCCTCCTTCATACCAAGGATTTCCACAGGCTGAAGAGGAGGAGGGGAAGGAAAGCATGAAACAAGGTCTTGAAAATCGGGAGGGATTGAAGGTTCTTCCTTTTGAGTTTGTTGCTTTGGAGGCATGCCTTGAAGCTGCTTGCAGTTGCTTAGAAAGCGAA GCAGATACATTGGAGCTAGAGGCTCACCCAGCTTTGGATAAGCTGACTTCTAAGATCAGTACTCTCAATTTGGAACGAGTGCGTCAGATCAAAAGTCGACTGGTTGCAATAACTGGACGAGTTCAAAAG GTGCGGGACGAATTAGAACACTTACTAGATGATGATGAGGATATGGCTGAGATGTACTTAACAGAGAAGATGGTTCAGCAACAACTTGAGAACTCTTCCACTTCCTCAATTCCTGAGAGAGATGACATGGAAGAAGACGATCAGCAATTAGGCAAAGATGACAG TCCGACTGAAATATCAATGGACGGTGGTGGAATCTCTGCTAATTATGATGGCAATATGGATGCTTCCCAGGATCATTTGTTTGGTGCATCACACGTGGGCAGGGACAGCCATGGGACGCGGACAAGCACTACCCATAGCGCTATAAGCAAACACCTCGATGTGGAGGAACTTGAGATGCTATTGGAGGCATACTTTGTGCAAATTGATGGTACACTGAACAAACTTTCCACG CTGAGGGAGTATGTAGATGACACAGAAGATTACATCAACATAATGCTGGATGACAAGCAGAACCATCTTCTACAAATGGGAGTAATGTTGACTACAGCAACCCTTGTCGTGAGCGCTTTTGTCGTGGTTGCAGGTATCTTCGGGATGAACATCCATATTGAACTATTTGAATCCGAAAAGGCAGGCATGCCAGAGTTCCTGTGGACCGTTGGTGGTGGTGCTACAGGAACAATCTTCTTGTATGTCATTGCCATTGCCTGGTGCAAGCACAAACGTCTGCTCGAGTAG
- the LOC101214221 gene encoding uncharacterized protein LOC101214221: MSSIGQSILMALAVTLNKFASSNVQSVQRNKATATATVSSPIGRRSLLLSTLAPASAAAASTVDSRTELLKRYLKKSEENKEKNDKERLESYYKRNYKDYFEFVEGSVKNKNELSEAEKGIVEWLKRSK; encoded by the exons ATGAGTTCCATTGGCCAAAGCATTCTCATGGCCTTAGCCGTCACTCTCAACAAATTTGCTTCTTCCAACGTTCAATCCGTTCAAAGAAACAAAGCCACCGCCACCGCCACCGTCTCTTCAccaattggaagaagaagccTCCTCTTGTCCACCCTTGCCCCCGCCTCCGCCGCCGCCGCCTCCACGGTCGACTCCAGAACAGAGCTGCTAAAAA GGTACCTCAAGAAGTCTGAagagaacaaagaaaagaatgacAAGGAg AGATTGGAAAGTTACTACAAGCGAAATTACAAAGattattttgagtttgtgGAAGGATCGGTGAAGAACAAGAACGAACTTTCCGAAGCTGAAAAAGGTATTGTTGAGTGGCTTAAACGAAGTAAATGA
- the LOC105436243 gene encoding uncharacterized protein LOC105436243 produces MDHGHNLFVSSDGSVESGWTVYLENSSSSYFSRRIDDSNFDAHKDFYNDDDDDEDEEVDLSMVSDASSGPQTFPEHNNEELVNFPQNYENPPPYFCAKTAGRSLLKTGRKMKGSGERRRQEQTTSFLDDTATSDPNFNFNNNSENSSYQNQFNTIRKSSPSGNQRQKNQWFKGKRSGLR; encoded by the exons ATGGATCATGgtcataatttatttgtttcttcagATGGGTCTGTGGAATCTGGTTGGACAGTGTATTTGGagaattcttcttcttcttatttcaGTAGAAGAATTGATGATTCTAATTTTGACGCTCATAAGGATTTttataatgatgatgatgatgatgaagatgaagaagtggATTTGTCTATGGTTTCTGATGCTTCTTCTGGCCCTCAAACTTTCCCGGAACATAATAATGAAGAACTTGTTAATTTCCCTCAAAATTATGAGAACCCTCCGCCGTATTTTTGCGCTAAAACCGCCGGACGGAGTTTGCTAAAAACTGGCCGGAAAATGAAGGGCAGTGGCGAGCGACGACGGCAGGAGCAAACCACGTCGTTTCTTGATGACACTGCTACTTCTGATcccaacttcaacttcaataataattcg GAGAATTCAAGTTACCAAAACCAATTTAACACCATCAGAAAATCCTCTCCATCAGGAAACCAAAGGCAGAAAAATCA GTGGTTTAAAGGGAAGAGATCAGGATTGAGGTAG